The following proteins are co-located in the Zonotrichia albicollis isolate bZonAlb1 chromosome 1, bZonAlb1.hap1, whole genome shotgun sequence genome:
- the THNSL1 gene encoding threonine synthase-like 1 isoform X9 — protein sequence MRGGATSTTRPCARFGTAAQAQLLPAPRGARGGGAGRTVGLRVRLPVAAVTPAPAAVKWIVKLEKNPTITHQKMFPVFQYQPLRLITQNSLSSMCLKLTFSRPVAFAQIWKSWFSSHSLLGKKNIILMGPPGAGKTTTGRIVGQKLDCPVIDIDDDVLETTWNMSVSQKLQDVGYEEFLEEEGKALLKFSASGSVISLSGSNPMHAAGMQHIKKNGIVVYLDVPTSVIMSRLKSKQMDRIVGLSPGVSLKDVLQFRKQFYKRWFDIRVLCGRDVAAEVVAEKVLDAVKRYQDSELETFISTRSSRSGRSTEEDSNKFYFSDVVIQGLALDGGLFVPERGLPKFTAEEWQGLIEATYVERAQVILERCIHPADIPASRLAEIIETAYGENFSCSKVAPVRHLAGNQFLLELFHGPTASFKDFALQLMPHLFAYCIPRSCNYLILVATSGDTGSAVLDGFSRLHDTDKQRIALMNFFPEDGVSPIQKSQMIGCQKENAWSVGVKSDFDFCQTAIKQIFTNSDFTGFLTVEYGTALAAANSINWARLLPQIVYHASAYLDLVHQGIISFGSPVDVCIPTGNFGNILAAFYAKMMGIPIRKCICASNENNVLTEFIRTGVYDLRGRKLISSFSPAVDILKSSNLERYLHLIANEDGQLVTQLFNQLENQGHFQLQKDLLGKLQQDLVAGWCSDEDCLAAIHSVYSTTGYILDTHTAVAKVVADRLQDRTCPIIISSTAHYSKFAPAILRALRIAEINQNPLSQLHLLSSYSALPPIHWGLLETLKKTGNGDHQVCAADMSVLMSHIETLIQNHFMKVF from the coding sequence cAGTTAAGTGGATTGTCaagttggaaaaaaaccccacaataacTCATCAGAAGATGTTTCCCGTTTTTCAATATCAGCCTTTAAGACTAATAACCCAAAacagtctttctagcatgtgttTAAAACTCACATTTTCAAGACCTGTTGCATTTGCACAAATATGGAAGTCATGGTTCTCAAGTCATTCTCttcttggaaagaaaaatattatcctGATGGGACCTCCAGGTGCTGGGAAAACAACGACTGGGAGAATAGTGGGCCAGAAACTGGATTGCCCTGTCATAGACATAGATGATGATGTCCTTGAAACAACCTGGAACATGAGCGTGTCACAAAAACTGCAGGACGTTGGTTATGAGGAATTTctagaggaggaaggaaaagcccTGTTGAAGTTCTCAGCATCTGGAAGTGTCATTTCCCTCAGTGGATCCAATCCAATGCATGCTGCTGGCATGCAGCACATAAAGAAGAATGGAATAGTTGTGTATCTGGATGTGCCCACATCAGTCATTATGAGCAGGCTGAAATCAAAGCAGATGGATCGTATCGTGGGGCTGTCTCCTGGTGTTTCTCTCAAAGATGTGCTCCAGTTTAGGAAGCAGTTCTACAAAAGGTGGTTTGACATCCGTGTTCTTTGTGGTAGGGATGTTGCTGCAGAGGTTGTGGCAGAAAAGGTACTTGACGCTGTGAAGAGATACCAAGACTCAGAACTGGAAACTTTCATTTCAACAAGGTCTAGTAGGTCTGGAAGGAGTACGGAAGAAGACTctaataaattttatttcagtgatGTTGTTATTCAGGGCTTAGCCCTTGATGGGGGACTCTTTGTTCCTGAGAGAGGACTTCCAAAATTCACTGCTGAAGAATGGCAAGGTCTGATAGAAGCAACTTACGTTGAAAGAGCCCAGGTGATACTAGAAAGATGCATACATCCTGCTGATATTCCTGCTTCTAGGCTGGCAGAAATTATTGAAACTGCTTATGGAGAAAACTTTAGTTGTTCTAAAGTTGCCCCAGTTAGGCATCTGGCAGGCAATCAGTTCCTTCTTGAGTTATTTCATGGACCAACAGCATCATTTAAAGATTTTGCATTACAGTTGATGCCACATTTATTTGCCTACTGCATTCCCAGAAGCTGCAATTACTTGATTCTGGTAGCTACttctggggacacggggagtGCTGTTCTGGATGGCTTTAGTCGTCTCCATGACACTGACAAACAGAGAATTGCTCtgatgaatttttttcctgaggatgGAGTAAGCCCAATTCAAAAATCACAAATGATTGGCTGTCAGAAGGAAAATGCTTGGTCAGTGGGTGTCAAATCAGATTTTGATTTTTGCCAGACAGCTATAAAGCAAATCTTTACTAATTCTGATTTTACTGGCTTTCTTACAGTAGAATATGGAACAGCTTTAGCTGCAGCAAACTCCATAAACTGGGCACGACTGCTTCCTCAGATAGTTTATCACGCCTCTGCATACCTTGATCTCGTTCATCAGGGTATTATTTCTTTTGGAAGCCCTGTAGATGTTTGCATTCCTACGGGAAACTTTGGCAACATCTTAGCTGCTTTCTATGCTAAAATGATGGGAATTCCTATCAGGAAATGTATTTGTGCTTCCAATGAAAACAATGTTTTGACTGAATTCATAAGAACAGGTGTTTATGATTTGaggggaagaaaattaatttccagtTTTTCACCAGCAGTCGATATTTTGAAGTCCTCCAATCTTGAGCGATACTTACACCTGATTGCTAATGAAGATGGACAGCTGGTGACACAATTATTTAATCAACTGGAAAATCAGGGCCACTTCCAGCTGCAGAAAGATCTACTTGGAAAGCTTCAGCAGGACTTAGTGGCTGGCTGGTGCTCTGATGAGGACTGTCTGGCTGCCATTCACTCTGTGTACAGTACTACAGGATATATTTTAGATACACACACAGCTGTTGCTAAAGTAGTTGCAGATCGATTACAAGATAGAACTTGCCCAATTATTATTTCATCTACAGCTCATTATTCTAAGTTTGCACCTGCTATCTTGAGGGCCTTGAGGATTGCAGAAATAAATCAGAATCCATTAAGTCAGCTTCACTTGCTGAGTTCTTACAGCGCTCTGCCTCCAATCCACTGGGGCCTATTGGAAACCCTGAAAAAGACAGGAAATGGGGATCACCAGGTCTGTGCTGCTGATATGAGTGTGCTGATGTCCCATATAGAAACCTTAATTCAAAATCATTTTATGAAAGTTTTTTGA
- the THNSL1 gene encoding threonine synthase-like 1 isoform X10, with translation MRGGATSTTRPCARFGTAAQAQLLPAPRGARGGGAGRTVGLRVRLPVAAVTPAPAVKWIVKLEKNPTITHQKMFPVFQYQPLRLITQNSLSSMCLKLTFSRPVAFAQIWKSWFSSHSLLGKKNIILMGPPGAGKTTTGRIVGQKLDCPVIDIDDDVLETTWNMSVSQKLQDVGYEEFLEEEGKALLKFSASGSVISLSGSNPMHAAGMQHIKKNGIVVYLDVPTSVIMSRLKSKQMDRIVGLSPGVSLKDVLQFRKQFYKRWFDIRVLCGRDVAAEVVAEKVLDAVKRYQDSELETFISTRSSRSGRSTEEDSNKFYFSDVVIQGLALDGGLFVPERGLPKFTAEEWQGLIEATYVERAQVILERCIHPADIPASRLAEIIETAYGENFSCSKVAPVRHLAGNQFLLELFHGPTASFKDFALQLMPHLFAYCIPRSCNYLILVATSGDTGSAVLDGFSRLHDTDKQRIALMNFFPEDGVSPIQKSQMIGCQKENAWSVGVKSDFDFCQTAIKQIFTNSDFTGFLTVEYGTALAAANSINWARLLPQIVYHASAYLDLVHQGIISFGSPVDVCIPTGNFGNILAAFYAKMMGIPIRKCICASNENNVLTEFIRTGVYDLRGRKLISSFSPAVDILKSSNLERYLHLIANEDGQLVTQLFNQLENQGHFQLQKDLLGKLQQDLVAGWCSDEDCLAAIHSVYSTTGYILDTHTAVAKVVADRLQDRTCPIIISSTAHYSKFAPAILRALRIAEINQNPLSQLHLLSSYSALPPIHWGLLETLKKTGNGDHQVCAADMSVLMSHIETLIQNHFMKVF, from the coding sequence TTAAGTGGATTGTCaagttggaaaaaaaccccacaataacTCATCAGAAGATGTTTCCCGTTTTTCAATATCAGCCTTTAAGACTAATAACCCAAAacagtctttctagcatgtgttTAAAACTCACATTTTCAAGACCTGTTGCATTTGCACAAATATGGAAGTCATGGTTCTCAAGTCATTCTCttcttggaaagaaaaatattatcctGATGGGACCTCCAGGTGCTGGGAAAACAACGACTGGGAGAATAGTGGGCCAGAAACTGGATTGCCCTGTCATAGACATAGATGATGATGTCCTTGAAACAACCTGGAACATGAGCGTGTCACAAAAACTGCAGGACGTTGGTTATGAGGAATTTctagaggaggaaggaaaagcccTGTTGAAGTTCTCAGCATCTGGAAGTGTCATTTCCCTCAGTGGATCCAATCCAATGCATGCTGCTGGCATGCAGCACATAAAGAAGAATGGAATAGTTGTGTATCTGGATGTGCCCACATCAGTCATTATGAGCAGGCTGAAATCAAAGCAGATGGATCGTATCGTGGGGCTGTCTCCTGGTGTTTCTCTCAAAGATGTGCTCCAGTTTAGGAAGCAGTTCTACAAAAGGTGGTTTGACATCCGTGTTCTTTGTGGTAGGGATGTTGCTGCAGAGGTTGTGGCAGAAAAGGTACTTGACGCTGTGAAGAGATACCAAGACTCAGAACTGGAAACTTTCATTTCAACAAGGTCTAGTAGGTCTGGAAGGAGTACGGAAGAAGACTctaataaattttatttcagtgatGTTGTTATTCAGGGCTTAGCCCTTGATGGGGGACTCTTTGTTCCTGAGAGAGGACTTCCAAAATTCACTGCTGAAGAATGGCAAGGTCTGATAGAAGCAACTTACGTTGAAAGAGCCCAGGTGATACTAGAAAGATGCATACATCCTGCTGATATTCCTGCTTCTAGGCTGGCAGAAATTATTGAAACTGCTTATGGAGAAAACTTTAGTTGTTCTAAAGTTGCCCCAGTTAGGCATCTGGCAGGCAATCAGTTCCTTCTTGAGTTATTTCATGGACCAACAGCATCATTTAAAGATTTTGCATTACAGTTGATGCCACATTTATTTGCCTACTGCATTCCCAGAAGCTGCAATTACTTGATTCTGGTAGCTACttctggggacacggggagtGCTGTTCTGGATGGCTTTAGTCGTCTCCATGACACTGACAAACAGAGAATTGCTCtgatgaatttttttcctgaggatgGAGTAAGCCCAATTCAAAAATCACAAATGATTGGCTGTCAGAAGGAAAATGCTTGGTCAGTGGGTGTCAAATCAGATTTTGATTTTTGCCAGACAGCTATAAAGCAAATCTTTACTAATTCTGATTTTACTGGCTTTCTTACAGTAGAATATGGAACAGCTTTAGCTGCAGCAAACTCCATAAACTGGGCACGACTGCTTCCTCAGATAGTTTATCACGCCTCTGCATACCTTGATCTCGTTCATCAGGGTATTATTTCTTTTGGAAGCCCTGTAGATGTTTGCATTCCTACGGGAAACTTTGGCAACATCTTAGCTGCTTTCTATGCTAAAATGATGGGAATTCCTATCAGGAAATGTATTTGTGCTTCCAATGAAAACAATGTTTTGACTGAATTCATAAGAACAGGTGTTTATGATTTGaggggaagaaaattaatttccagtTTTTCACCAGCAGTCGATATTTTGAAGTCCTCCAATCTTGAGCGATACTTACACCTGATTGCTAATGAAGATGGACAGCTGGTGACACAATTATTTAATCAACTGGAAAATCAGGGCCACTTCCAGCTGCAGAAAGATCTACTTGGAAAGCTTCAGCAGGACTTAGTGGCTGGCTGGTGCTCTGATGAGGACTGTCTGGCTGCCATTCACTCTGTGTACAGTACTACAGGATATATTTTAGATACACACACAGCTGTTGCTAAAGTAGTTGCAGATCGATTACAAGATAGAACTTGCCCAATTATTATTTCATCTACAGCTCATTATTCTAAGTTTGCACCTGCTATCTTGAGGGCCTTGAGGATTGCAGAAATAAATCAGAATCCATTAAGTCAGCTTCACTTGCTGAGTTCTTACAGCGCTCTGCCTCCAATCCACTGGGGCCTATTGGAAACCCTGAAAAAGACAGGAAATGGGGATCACCAGGTCTGTGCTGCTGATATGAGTGTGCTGATGTCCCATATAGAAACCTTAATTCAAAATCATTTTATGAAAGTTTTTTGA
- the THNSL1 gene encoding threonine synthase-like 1 isoform X8, with product MRGGATSTTRPCARFGTAAQAQLLPAPRGARGGGAGRTVGLRVRLPVAAVTPAPAGVLQKSLAWFPSLQKRFQCNSSSLAVAQDFKWIVKLEKNPTITHQKMFPVFQYQPLRLITQNSLSSMCLKLTFSRPVAFAQIWKSWFSSHSLLGKKNIILMGPPGAGKTTTGRIVGQKLDCPVIDIDDDVLETTWNMSVSQKLQDVGYEEFLEEEGKALLKFSASGSVISLSGSNPMHAAGMQHIKKNGIVVYLDVPTSVIMSRLKSKQMDRIVGLSPGVSLKDVLQFRKQFYKRWFDIRVLCGRDVAAEVVAEKVLDAVKRYQDSELETFISTRSSRSGRSTEEDSNKFYFSDVVIQGLALDGGLFVPERGLPKFTAEEWQGLIEATYVERAQVILERCIHPADIPASRLAEIIETAYGENFSCSKVAPVRHLAGNQFLLELFHGPTASFKDFALQLMPHLFAYCIPRSCNYLILVATSGDTGSAVLDGFSRLHDTDKQRIALMNFFPEDGVSPIQKSQMIGCQKENAWSVGVKSDFDFCQTAIKQIFTNSDFTGFLTVEYGTALAAANSINWARLLPQIVYHASAYLDLVHQGIISFGSPVDVCIPTGNFGNILAAFYAKMMGIPIRKCICASNENNVLTEFIRTGVYDLRGRKLISSFSPAVDILKSSNLERYLHLIANEDGQLVTQLFNQLENQGHFQLQKDLLGKLQQDLVAGWCSDEDCLAAIHSVYSTTGYILDTHTAVAKVVADRLQDRTCPIIISSTAHYSKFAPAILRALRIAEINQNPLSQLHLLSSYSALPPIHWGLLETLKKTGNGDHQVCAADMSVLMSHIETLIQNHFMKVF from the coding sequence TTAAGTGGATTGTCaagttggaaaaaaaccccacaataacTCATCAGAAGATGTTTCCCGTTTTTCAATATCAGCCTTTAAGACTAATAACCCAAAacagtctttctagcatgtgttTAAAACTCACATTTTCAAGACCTGTTGCATTTGCACAAATATGGAAGTCATGGTTCTCAAGTCATTCTCttcttggaaagaaaaatattatcctGATGGGACCTCCAGGTGCTGGGAAAACAACGACTGGGAGAATAGTGGGCCAGAAACTGGATTGCCCTGTCATAGACATAGATGATGATGTCCTTGAAACAACCTGGAACATGAGCGTGTCACAAAAACTGCAGGACGTTGGTTATGAGGAATTTctagaggaggaaggaaaagcccTGTTGAAGTTCTCAGCATCTGGAAGTGTCATTTCCCTCAGTGGATCCAATCCAATGCATGCTGCTGGCATGCAGCACATAAAGAAGAATGGAATAGTTGTGTATCTGGATGTGCCCACATCAGTCATTATGAGCAGGCTGAAATCAAAGCAGATGGATCGTATCGTGGGGCTGTCTCCTGGTGTTTCTCTCAAAGATGTGCTCCAGTTTAGGAAGCAGTTCTACAAAAGGTGGTTTGACATCCGTGTTCTTTGTGGTAGGGATGTTGCTGCAGAGGTTGTGGCAGAAAAGGTACTTGACGCTGTGAAGAGATACCAAGACTCAGAACTGGAAACTTTCATTTCAACAAGGTCTAGTAGGTCTGGAAGGAGTACGGAAGAAGACTctaataaattttatttcagtgatGTTGTTATTCAGGGCTTAGCCCTTGATGGGGGACTCTTTGTTCCTGAGAGAGGACTTCCAAAATTCACTGCTGAAGAATGGCAAGGTCTGATAGAAGCAACTTACGTTGAAAGAGCCCAGGTGATACTAGAAAGATGCATACATCCTGCTGATATTCCTGCTTCTAGGCTGGCAGAAATTATTGAAACTGCTTATGGAGAAAACTTTAGTTGTTCTAAAGTTGCCCCAGTTAGGCATCTGGCAGGCAATCAGTTCCTTCTTGAGTTATTTCATGGACCAACAGCATCATTTAAAGATTTTGCATTACAGTTGATGCCACATTTATTTGCCTACTGCATTCCCAGAAGCTGCAATTACTTGATTCTGGTAGCTACttctggggacacggggagtGCTGTTCTGGATGGCTTTAGTCGTCTCCATGACACTGACAAACAGAGAATTGCTCtgatgaatttttttcctgaggatgGAGTAAGCCCAATTCAAAAATCACAAATGATTGGCTGTCAGAAGGAAAATGCTTGGTCAGTGGGTGTCAAATCAGATTTTGATTTTTGCCAGACAGCTATAAAGCAAATCTTTACTAATTCTGATTTTACTGGCTTTCTTACAGTAGAATATGGAACAGCTTTAGCTGCAGCAAACTCCATAAACTGGGCACGACTGCTTCCTCAGATAGTTTATCACGCCTCTGCATACCTTGATCTCGTTCATCAGGGTATTATTTCTTTTGGAAGCCCTGTAGATGTTTGCATTCCTACGGGAAACTTTGGCAACATCTTAGCTGCTTTCTATGCTAAAATGATGGGAATTCCTATCAGGAAATGTATTTGTGCTTCCAATGAAAACAATGTTTTGACTGAATTCATAAGAACAGGTGTTTATGATTTGaggggaagaaaattaatttccagtTTTTCACCAGCAGTCGATATTTTGAAGTCCTCCAATCTTGAGCGATACTTACACCTGATTGCTAATGAAGATGGACAGCTGGTGACACAATTATTTAATCAACTGGAAAATCAGGGCCACTTCCAGCTGCAGAAAGATCTACTTGGAAAGCTTCAGCAGGACTTAGTGGCTGGCTGGTGCTCTGATGAGGACTGTCTGGCTGCCATTCACTCTGTGTACAGTACTACAGGATATATTTTAGATACACACACAGCTGTTGCTAAAGTAGTTGCAGATCGATTACAAGATAGAACTTGCCCAATTATTATTTCATCTACAGCTCATTATTCTAAGTTTGCACCTGCTATCTTGAGGGCCTTGAGGATTGCAGAAATAAATCAGAATCCATTAAGTCAGCTTCACTTGCTGAGTTCTTACAGCGCTCTGCCTCCAATCCACTGGGGCCTATTGGAAACCCTGAAAAAGACAGGAAATGGGGATCACCAGGTCTGTGCTGCTGATATGAGTGTGCTGATGTCCCATATAGAAACCTTAATTCAAAATCATTTTATGAAAGTTTTTTGA
- the THNSL1 gene encoding threonine synthase-like 1 isoform X7 has product MRGGATSTTRPCARFGTAAQAQLLPAPRGARGGGAGRTVGLRVRLPVAAVTPAPAGVLQKSLAWFPSLQKRFQCNSSSLAVAQDSVKWIVKLEKNPTITHQKMFPVFQYQPLRLITQNSLSSMCLKLTFSRPVAFAQIWKSWFSSHSLLGKKNIILMGPPGAGKTTTGRIVGQKLDCPVIDIDDDVLETTWNMSVSQKLQDVGYEEFLEEEGKALLKFSASGSVISLSGSNPMHAAGMQHIKKNGIVVYLDVPTSVIMSRLKSKQMDRIVGLSPGVSLKDVLQFRKQFYKRWFDIRVLCGRDVAAEVVAEKVLDAVKRYQDSELETFISTRSSRSGRSTEEDSNKFYFSDVVIQGLALDGGLFVPERGLPKFTAEEWQGLIEATYVERAQVILERCIHPADIPASRLAEIIETAYGENFSCSKVAPVRHLAGNQFLLELFHGPTASFKDFALQLMPHLFAYCIPRSCNYLILVATSGDTGSAVLDGFSRLHDTDKQRIALMNFFPEDGVSPIQKSQMIGCQKENAWSVGVKSDFDFCQTAIKQIFTNSDFTGFLTVEYGTALAAANSINWARLLPQIVYHASAYLDLVHQGIISFGSPVDVCIPTGNFGNILAAFYAKMMGIPIRKCICASNENNVLTEFIRTGVYDLRGRKLISSFSPAVDILKSSNLERYLHLIANEDGQLVTQLFNQLENQGHFQLQKDLLGKLQQDLVAGWCSDEDCLAAIHSVYSTTGYILDTHTAVAKVVADRLQDRTCPIIISSTAHYSKFAPAILRALRIAEINQNPLSQLHLLSSYSALPPIHWGLLETLKKTGNGDHQVCAADMSVLMSHIETLIQNHFMKVF; this is encoded by the coding sequence cAGTTAAGTGGATTGTCaagttggaaaaaaaccccacaataacTCATCAGAAGATGTTTCCCGTTTTTCAATATCAGCCTTTAAGACTAATAACCCAAAacagtctttctagcatgtgttTAAAACTCACATTTTCAAGACCTGTTGCATTTGCACAAATATGGAAGTCATGGTTCTCAAGTCATTCTCttcttggaaagaaaaatattatcctGATGGGACCTCCAGGTGCTGGGAAAACAACGACTGGGAGAATAGTGGGCCAGAAACTGGATTGCCCTGTCATAGACATAGATGATGATGTCCTTGAAACAACCTGGAACATGAGCGTGTCACAAAAACTGCAGGACGTTGGTTATGAGGAATTTctagaggaggaaggaaaagcccTGTTGAAGTTCTCAGCATCTGGAAGTGTCATTTCCCTCAGTGGATCCAATCCAATGCATGCTGCTGGCATGCAGCACATAAAGAAGAATGGAATAGTTGTGTATCTGGATGTGCCCACATCAGTCATTATGAGCAGGCTGAAATCAAAGCAGATGGATCGTATCGTGGGGCTGTCTCCTGGTGTTTCTCTCAAAGATGTGCTCCAGTTTAGGAAGCAGTTCTACAAAAGGTGGTTTGACATCCGTGTTCTTTGTGGTAGGGATGTTGCTGCAGAGGTTGTGGCAGAAAAGGTACTTGACGCTGTGAAGAGATACCAAGACTCAGAACTGGAAACTTTCATTTCAACAAGGTCTAGTAGGTCTGGAAGGAGTACGGAAGAAGACTctaataaattttatttcagtgatGTTGTTATTCAGGGCTTAGCCCTTGATGGGGGACTCTTTGTTCCTGAGAGAGGACTTCCAAAATTCACTGCTGAAGAATGGCAAGGTCTGATAGAAGCAACTTACGTTGAAAGAGCCCAGGTGATACTAGAAAGATGCATACATCCTGCTGATATTCCTGCTTCTAGGCTGGCAGAAATTATTGAAACTGCTTATGGAGAAAACTTTAGTTGTTCTAAAGTTGCCCCAGTTAGGCATCTGGCAGGCAATCAGTTCCTTCTTGAGTTATTTCATGGACCAACAGCATCATTTAAAGATTTTGCATTACAGTTGATGCCACATTTATTTGCCTACTGCATTCCCAGAAGCTGCAATTACTTGATTCTGGTAGCTACttctggggacacggggagtGCTGTTCTGGATGGCTTTAGTCGTCTCCATGACACTGACAAACAGAGAATTGCTCtgatgaatttttttcctgaggatgGAGTAAGCCCAATTCAAAAATCACAAATGATTGGCTGTCAGAAGGAAAATGCTTGGTCAGTGGGTGTCAAATCAGATTTTGATTTTTGCCAGACAGCTATAAAGCAAATCTTTACTAATTCTGATTTTACTGGCTTTCTTACAGTAGAATATGGAACAGCTTTAGCTGCAGCAAACTCCATAAACTGGGCACGACTGCTTCCTCAGATAGTTTATCACGCCTCTGCATACCTTGATCTCGTTCATCAGGGTATTATTTCTTTTGGAAGCCCTGTAGATGTTTGCATTCCTACGGGAAACTTTGGCAACATCTTAGCTGCTTTCTATGCTAAAATGATGGGAATTCCTATCAGGAAATGTATTTGTGCTTCCAATGAAAACAATGTTTTGACTGAATTCATAAGAACAGGTGTTTATGATTTGaggggaagaaaattaatttccagtTTTTCACCAGCAGTCGATATTTTGAAGTCCTCCAATCTTGAGCGATACTTACACCTGATTGCTAATGAAGATGGACAGCTGGTGACACAATTATTTAATCAACTGGAAAATCAGGGCCACTTCCAGCTGCAGAAAGATCTACTTGGAAAGCTTCAGCAGGACTTAGTGGCTGGCTGGTGCTCTGATGAGGACTGTCTGGCTGCCATTCACTCTGTGTACAGTACTACAGGATATATTTTAGATACACACACAGCTGTTGCTAAAGTAGTTGCAGATCGATTACAAGATAGAACTTGCCCAATTATTATTTCATCTACAGCTCATTATTCTAAGTTTGCACCTGCTATCTTGAGGGCCTTGAGGATTGCAGAAATAAATCAGAATCCATTAAGTCAGCTTCACTTGCTGAGTTCTTACAGCGCTCTGCCTCCAATCCACTGGGGCCTATTGGAAACCCTGAAAAAGACAGGAAATGGGGATCACCAGGTCTGTGCTGCTGATATGAGTGTGCTGATGTCCCATATAGAAACCTTAATTCAAAATCATTTTATGAAAGTTTTTTGA